GTCTGGTACTCTTCTTACTAGTTACTTTCTCTAGACACTCTACGTCGTGTATCTCACATACTCTATATAGCTTCCTAACTATTGTCCACTGATTACTACACTTAGTAAAGTAGACGTACTTACCGCGATCTAGCGGTATCTGACCATGAAGGTTTAGTGGGACTAACACTTCAACTACTCTAAAGCTACTTAACACTATTCCGTATGTCCTGTGGTACCTCCTACCCCTTAGCCGAGTAATTACTGGATCCGTCCTCTCAATTTTAAAGTAGACTAGATTCGTCATCTCCTGACTATATCTTACCATCGGGAGAGCCACCTTCTGCGATAATAGGTAGGTAGTCGTAGAGGCGTCTAGACCTCTCAAGAAGGTAGTCCAGCCCAACCCGCACCGCACACTACGTAAGGAATCCATTAACATGCTAATTAAGTTTAGTCGAGAAACGCATTAAAAAGCCTGCATTCACACAAAGCCCAGAAGAGGGGTCGCTGGGAGCCGGGTTCGACGCATCGGGATAAAAACCCGCTGCTCAAGCGCTCGATCTAAGTATTGAGAGCGCGTTAGCAACGACGCTTACGTCGCTTAGAACCATTGCAACCGCGGCTACTTCGGGGGTGATGAATAAGTGTAGGGGTGCATAGAAAGCCCCTGCCGCTAGCGGTATGAGGGCGACGTTATACACGAATGCCCACGCTAGGTTTTGAAGCATCTTCCTCCTCACAACACTGCTGAAGTTCAACAAGAACAAGAAACTTTTAAGGTCATTATTCATTATTACGACCTCGCCGGCTTCTTTCGAGACCTCGGCCCCGCCGCCCATGGCTACCCCGACGTTAGCTACGCTGAGTGCGGGTGCGTCGTTAACGCCGTCCCCAACGAACGCTACTTTGAAACCCCTCCTCTGCAGGTCTTTAACGAGGTCTGCCTTACCACCAGGCTTTAGTCCCCAGTAAGCAAAGTCCAGCTTAAGCAATTCCTTATAGTACGCAACGCTCGCCTCCACATCCCCGCTCGCAAGCCCGACGCGGTAGCCTTTCCCCCTCAACCTGCTAACCACTTGAGGCACTTCCTCCCTCAACCTATCACCCACCTCCAAGACGGCCACGACCTCCGAGCCCACGATCACTAACACAGGTGTGTTCCCCCTAGACCCAACCTCATTAATGAGCTCCAGCACGCGCTCGCTTACCTGAACCCCAAGCCTAGACGCGAGTTCGAGATTCCCGGCAGCGACATTCACCCCATCAACCACTCCGAACACGCCCTCCCCCAACATGTGGACGTACTCCTCCAGACTAGATGCCTCCACACCCTCCTTCCTGCATTTTTCAACTATAGCCCGTGACAGCGGGTGCTCGCCGCGAGACTCAACGGTACATACTAAGTGAAGCACGCTTTGAAGGTCCGCGTTCCCTAAAGCGTGTACCGCCAGTACTGCCGGCTTACCCACAGTCAGGGTACCCGTCTTATCAAACACGATGAGGTCGGCACTCAACACCCTCTCGAAGACCTCTCCAGACCTGATCAGCACACCCGACCTCGAGGACTTCAGCACCGCGATTGAAGTGACTAACGGTATCGCCACACCTAACGCACACGGACACGCAACGGTCAGCACTGCAGCCATGAACATCACCGCTAACCGCACATCCCCGTGAACGAGCCACCAGTACGTGAGAGTCGTTACGGCCACGGCCAGCACCGCCCACGTGAAGTAACCCACCACCCTGTCCGCAAGCCTCGCTAACCTAGGCTTCAGGGACTCTGCCTCCCTCACGGTCTCGATGACGTACGCGATGAAGGTCTCGTCCCCAACTCTGGTAGCTCTCACCCTTAAGTACCCTGAGTGCAGGACGCTCCCAGCCAGCACTGGATCCCTGCCCTCACCCTTCTTGACTCGGGGGACGGGTTCGCCGGTGAAGCTGGATTCATCAACGTAGCCAAGCCCCTCTACCACCACCCCGTCGACCGGTATGACCTCGCCCGCCCTGACTTCAACCACCTCACCGGGCTTCACCTCAGTAACGGGTTTCTCGACTACCGAATCACTGTAAACCGTCCTTACGCTACCCCTGAGCGACGCAGCGAGGTCCTCAAGAGCTCTGAACGCTTTCTTACGCAGCCTCTCCTCCAAATACTTGCCGAGCCCTACAAAGC
This portion of the Zestosphaera sp. genome encodes:
- a CDS encoding cation-translocating P-type ATPase, with the translated sequence MVGRIRVRVVGVDCPTCVYAIEKRLKSLACVRSFRMDVNAGVAEIEYDEGACVLRDIYGAIRDAGYDVYKEKLYFDFKGLGGEEAPALESKILRMEGVLDVRISSASGVAVVLYNPLETTKEVVAGGLRAFGAELLAGVTREVSMVERTLLYRRLGSFMMGLSVITLSTYTMLTGGAYLPSHATEAALLLMCALAVVLNYDIVVRGLKSFATATPTMDSLIAMSSVSTLIAGMTSISGLLSLHSGFHPSSFFEASAGVIGFVGLGKYLEERLRKKAFRALEDLAASLRGSVRTVYSDSVVEKPVTEVKPGEVVEVRAGEVIPVDGVVVEGLGYVDESSFTGEPVPRVKKGEGRDPVLAGSVLHSGYLRVRATRVGDETFIAYVIETVREAESLKPRLARLADRVVGYFTWAVLAVAVTTLTYWWLVHGDVRLAVMFMAAVLTVACPCALGVAIPLVTSIAVLKSSRSGVLIRSGEVFERVLSADLIVFDKTGTLTVGKPAVLAVHALGNADLQSVLHLVCTVESRGEHPLSRAIVEKCRKEGVEASSLEEYVHMLGEGVFGVVDGVNVAAGNLELASRLGVQVSERVLELINEVGSRGNTPVLVIVGSEVVAVLEVGDRLREEVPQVVSRLRGKGYRVGLASGDVEASVAYYKELLKLDFAYWGLKPGGKADLVKDLQRRGFKVAFVGDGVNDAPALSVANVGVAMGGGAEVSKEAGEVVIMNNDLKSFLFLLNFSSVVRRKMLQNLAWAFVYNVALIPLAAGAFYAPLHLFITPEVAAVAMVLSDVSVVANALSILRSSA